A DNA window from Rhizobium jaguaris contains the following coding sequences:
- a CDS encoding phosphotransferase family protein has protein sequence MERGSLLGTGKEAEVYENGQLVLKLYKSSKTSAFREAAILAILEDLGVDAPRVQDVGDIEGRWGLTMTRAEGGTFGEAIALQPLQASVYLNALVAMHRKIHEHSGVRLPSIKSRLAHNIESAAQLEEIQRQHLLSGLRLLPDGDRLCHGDFHPWNVLGSLERAVIVDWLDACSGDPLADVCRSYVLMHHYDHDLAAAYLDAYAGTNGGSRAAILAWLPYVAAARLSEGVPDEVDSLIRMVESDTPI, from the coding sequence GTGGAACGAGGAAGCCTCCTTGGTACCGGTAAAGAGGCGGAGGTCTATGAAAACGGCCAGTTGGTCCTGAAGCTATATAAGTCATCCAAGACTTCAGCCTTTCGGGAGGCGGCGATCCTCGCAATCCTCGAGGATCTCGGAGTAGACGCCCCAAGGGTGCAGGACGTTGGCGATATCGAGGGCCGCTGGGGCCTGACCATGACGCGAGCCGAAGGCGGCACATTCGGCGAAGCAATTGCCCTGCAGCCGCTGCAGGCGTCGGTCTATCTCAATGCTCTGGTAGCTATGCATCGCAAAATCCACGAACATAGCGGCGTCAGGCTTCCAAGCATAAAATCGCGCTTGGCTCATAACATTGAGAGCGCGGCGCAATTAGAGGAGATCCAGCGGCAGCATCTCTTGTCCGGGCTTCGTCTCCTACCGGACGGCGACAGGCTTTGCCATGGCGATTTTCATCCGTGGAATGTGCTTGGATCTCTTGAGCGCGCGGTCATCGTCGATTGGCTTGACGCCTGCAGCGGAGACCCCCTTGCCGATGTCTGCCGAAGCTACGTTCTCATGCATCACTATGACCATGACCTGGCCGCAGCCTATCTCGATGCCTATGCGGGTACAAACGGCGGGAGCCGTGCGGCTATCCTCGCCTGGCTTCCTTATGTTGCGGCGGCTCGTTTGTCCGAGGGCGTTCCGGATGAGGTCGACAGTTTGATTAGGATGGTCGAGAGCGACACGCCGATCTGA
- a CDS encoding chemotaxis protein CheW has protein sequence MTNAIKQSGAYLEIVSFHLGDQEFCIDIMAIREIRGWAPVTPMPHTPPYVLGLINLRGAVIPVIDMACRLGMKMTEPSERSAIIVTDIAGKLVGLLVEQVSDMMSIKSEDLQPPPEIIPEAQRAFCRGIVALEKTMVCFLNLDTVIADELAQAA, from the coding sequence ATGACGAATGCCATCAAACAATCGGGCGCCTATCTGGAGATCGTCTCCTTCCATCTCGGCGACCAGGAATTCTGCATCGACATCATGGCCATCCGCGAAATCCGCGGTTGGGCGCCCGTGACACCGATGCCGCATACGCCGCCCTATGTGCTTGGCCTCATCAACCTGCGCGGCGCGGTGATTCCGGTCATCGACATGGCCTGCCGCCTCGGCATGAAGATGACCGAACCGTCCGAACGCTCCGCCATCATCGTCACCGATATCGCCGGCAAACTCGTCGGCCTGCTGGTCGAGCAGGTCTCCGACATGATGAGCATCAAGAGCGAAGATCTTCAGCCGCCGCCGGAAATCATCCCGGAAGCACAGCGCGCCTTCTGCCGTGGTATCGTGGCGCTGGAAAAGACCATGGTCTGCTTCCTGAACCTCGACACCGTCATCGCAGACGAGCTGGCGCAGGCAGCCTGA
- a CDS encoding FAD-dependent oxidoreductase, translating to MGDGAKAKSILIAGAGPVGLTAALELARRGFVPRIVDDGQGPAPLEESRALGINARTLTLLSAAGVTDHIVAAAQPIAHFRLRSGAKVLANVDTRRLPGRFCAIHGLAQGATERLLIEALADYGISPEWQTAVEPETIADPLKPEVTLRRLDRTTETVRPDILVGADGAHSAVRKALGAGFPGEALEAYFYLADFRYVKPVDAHFAEITLCDPGMLGRLPVSADVLRYISTLEDFESRIVHPEAIVEKTWVSQFRIHFRHVEPMAKGNVFLAGDAAHIHSPAGARGMNLGIEDACWLAWLIAEGREQEYSALRIPAVKQVLKQTYGLTRLVTMRNPLAIAARNLFAPLLLRFGPVRRQLLHSISGYDTPRPPWIDWAE from the coding sequence ATGGGGGACGGGGCGAAGGCCAAATCCATCCTGATTGCAGGTGCAGGCCCGGTTGGCCTGACTGCGGCCCTGGAACTTGCTCGCCGCGGCTTTGTCCCACGCATCGTCGATGATGGCCAAGGGCCGGCGCCCCTGGAGGAGAGCCGGGCTCTCGGTATCAATGCCCGGACATTGACGCTGCTTTCGGCCGCTGGTGTTACCGATCATATTGTTGCAGCCGCTCAGCCGATTGCCCATTTCCGCCTCCGTTCCGGAGCGAAGGTTCTTGCCAATGTCGATACGCGGCGGTTGCCGGGCCGTTTTTGTGCTATTCATGGCTTGGCGCAGGGAGCAACCGAGCGGTTGTTGATCGAAGCGCTAGCGGATTACGGCATTTCGCCCGAGTGGCAAACGGCGGTCGAGCCGGAAACAATCGCCGATCCTCTGAAGCCGGAGGTGACGCTGCGGCGCTTGGACAGGACCACGGAAACGGTTCGCCCCGACATCCTCGTCGGGGCTGACGGTGCGCATTCGGCCGTTCGTAAGGCACTTGGCGCCGGTTTTCCCGGCGAGGCGCTGGAGGCTTATTTCTATCTCGCCGATTTTCGGTATGTGAAACCGGTGGATGCGCATTTTGCCGAGATCACACTTTGCGATCCCGGCATGCTCGGACGTTTGCCGGTGTCCGCCGATGTGCTGCGTTACATCTCGACATTGGAGGATTTCGAAAGCCGCATCGTTCATCCCGAGGCGATTGTCGAAAAGACCTGGGTCTCGCAGTTCCGTATCCATTTCCGCCATGTCGAGCCGATGGCCAAGGGCAACGTGTTCCTGGCGGGTGATGCGGCCCATATTCATTCCCCGGCGGGAGCCCGCGGCATGAATCTCGGCATAGAGGATGCCTGCTGGCTCGCCTGGCTCATTGCGGAAGGCCGCGAACAGGAGTATTCGGCGCTCAGAATTCCAGCCGTGAAACAGGTGCTGAAGCAGACCTATGGCCTGACCCGCCTGGTCACGATGAGAAATCCGCTGGCGATTGCCGCGCGCAATCTGTTCGCACCGTTGCTTCTGCGTTTTGGACCGGTGCGGCGCCAGCTGCTTCATAGTATTTCCGGCTATGACACGCCAAGGCCGCCATGGATCGATTGGGCCGAATAA
- a CDS encoding aminopeptidase P family protein yields MFQSFDVTSTPQFGRERVAGLRAAFGDLGIDGFLVPRADEYQGEYVPKCSERLAWLTGFTGSAGVALVTQSQAVVFVDGRYVTQLAEQVDGSVFTGGDLVDEPPHVWLPRHAPKGFKLGIDPWLHTGAEVRRLEKALAEIGGKLIFLPHNPLDKLWSDRPAEPLGAVIIQDIAQAGVLAKDKLATMAVDLKAKNLKAALITDPSSVAWTFNIRGNDVPHTPHPLARAIIYADGEAQLFLDKRKTKVEAEAYLAQICTQLPPSDFVKQLAIASANGGRILVDPDLASYALTDIIRREGGEVVEGTDPARLPRACKNAAEINGSAAAHLQDGAAMVEFLYWLESSKPGTITEIAAAQRLEASRARVGQSMQNPLKDISFDTIAGAGEHAAIMHYRVTTETDRLIQAGELFLIDSGAQYINGTTDITRTVGIGAVSEEQKRLFTLVLKGMIAISTARFPKGSRGCDLDPLARIALWKAGVDFAHGTGHGVGSYLSVHEGPQRISRLSTQELLPGMILSNEPGYYRPGHFGIRIENLIYIRDPEEIEGGDMPMLGFETLTFCPIDRSLVLPELLTHDELHWLNDYHAKTREALMPLIHDPDIQAWLENATLELSH; encoded by the coding sequence ATGTTCCAGTCTTTCGATGTCACCTCCACCCCGCAATTCGGCCGCGAACGCGTCGCCGGTCTACGCGCAGCCTTCGGCGATCTCGGCATAGATGGCTTCCTGGTACCCCGCGCCGATGAATATCAGGGCGAGTATGTGCCCAAGTGTTCGGAGCGTTTGGCTTGGCTGACGGGATTCACTGGCTCGGCGGGTGTTGCACTTGTGACACAGTCTCAAGCCGTGGTTTTCGTCGATGGCCGCTATGTGACGCAGCTTGCCGAGCAGGTGGACGGATCCGTCTTCACCGGCGGCGATCTGGTCGACGAGCCGCCGCATGTGTGGTTGCCGCGCCATGCGCCTAAAGGTTTCAAACTCGGCATCGATCCGTGGCTGCATACCGGCGCTGAAGTCCGGCGGCTGGAAAAGGCGCTGGCGGAAATCGGAGGCAAGCTCATCTTCCTGCCGCATAACCCGCTCGACAAGCTCTGGAGCGACCGGCCGGCCGAGCCGCTGGGTGCCGTCATCATCCAGGATATCGCGCAAGCCGGTGTGTTAGCCAAAGACAAGCTGGCAACCATGGCGGTCGATCTGAAGGCAAAGAACCTCAAGGCGGCGCTGATCACCGATCCGTCTTCAGTCGCGTGGACCTTCAATATTCGCGGTAACGACGTGCCCCATACGCCGCATCCTCTTGCCCGTGCCATCATCTATGCCGACGGCGAGGCACAGCTTTTCCTTGACAAGCGCAAGACCAAGGTCGAGGCGGAGGCCTATCTGGCGCAGATCTGCACGCAGTTGCCGCCTTCCGATTTCGTCAAGCAACTGGCCATAGCCTCCGCAAATGGCGGGCGCATTTTGGTCGATCCCGATCTAGCCTCCTACGCGCTGACGGATATCATCCGTCGCGAGGGCGGCGAGGTGGTGGAGGGCACCGATCCGGCCCGGCTGCCGCGGGCGTGCAAGAATGCCGCAGAAATCAACGGCTCAGCCGCCGCTCATCTGCAGGACGGCGCCGCCATGGTCGAATTCCTTTATTGGCTGGAAAGCAGCAAGCCTGGCACTATCACGGAAATAGCCGCCGCCCAGCGGTTGGAGGCAAGCCGCGCGCGCGTCGGCCAGAGCATGCAGAACCCGCTGAAGGATATCTCCTTCGACACCATTGCCGGTGCCGGCGAGCATGCGGCGATCATGCACTATCGCGTGACGACGGAGACTGATCGGCTGATTCAAGCCGGCGAGCTGTTTCTGATCGATTCCGGCGCGCAATATATCAATGGCACCACCGACATCACCCGCACGGTGGGAATTGGCGCGGTCTCCGAAGAGCAGAAGCGCCTGTTCACACTAGTGCTGAAGGGCATGATCGCCATCAGCACGGCGCGTTTCCCCAAAGGTTCGCGCGGCTGCGATCTGGACCCGTTGGCGCGCATCGCTCTGTGGAAAGCCGGCGTCGACTTCGCCCATGGCACGGGCCATGGCGTCGGCTCCTACCTTTCCGTGCATGAGGGCCCGCAGCGCATCTCGCGGCTATCGACGCAGGAACTGCTGCCCGGCATGATCCTGTCGAACGAGCCCGGCTACTATCGTCCCGGCCATTTCGGCATTCGCATCGAGAACCTGATCTATATCCGCGATCCGGAAGAGATCGAAGGCGGTGATATGCCGATGCTTGGTTTTGAAACGCTGACGTTCTGCCCGATCGACCGCAGTCTCGTTCTTCCGGAACTGCTGACCCATGATGAGCTGCACTGGCTGAACGACTACCACGCCAAGACCCGGGAGGCGCTGATGCCGTTGATCCACGATCCGGATATTCAGGCCTGGCTGGAGAACGCGACGCTGGAATTGAGCCATTGA
- a CDS encoding ArsR/SmtB family transcription factor produces MNDDAVFRALADASRRQLLDRLYEQNGQTLGELCQGLEMTRQAVAKHLAILEEANLVSVQWQGREKLHFINPVPINHIAERWINKFERRQLSALSALKKALEGDGGQ; encoded by the coding sequence ATGAACGACGATGCGGTTTTTCGAGCTTTGGCGGATGCAAGCCGGCGGCAATTGCTGGACAGGCTGTACGAGCAGAACGGCCAGACGCTCGGCGAACTCTGCCAGGGGCTGGAGATGACGCGCCAAGCGGTGGCGAAGCATCTTGCCATCCTGGAGGAGGCGAACCTCGTGTCCGTGCAATGGCAGGGCCGGGAGAAGCTGCATTTCATCAATCCCGTACCGATCAACCACATTGCCGAACGCTGGATCAACAAATTCGAGCGTCGGCAATTGAGTGCTCTTTCCGCTCTCAAGAAAGCTCTGGAGGGCGATGGCGGCCAATAG
- a CDS encoding SRPBCC family protein, with protein sequence MTGSSFVYVTYIRTTPEKVWSALTTPEFIKKYWFNILHETDWKVGSPWRMIYPDGRVTDTGEIAEFDPPKRLAIKWRNEFMPELKAEGWSRCVIDIEPVDDSVKLTVTHTMELEGAKFIGAVSGGWPKILSNLKSLLETGEVVLKEIR encoded by the coding sequence ATGACCGGAAGCAGTTTTGTTTATGTCACCTATATCCGCACCACGCCCGAGAAGGTCTGGTCGGCTTTGACAACGCCGGAATTCATCAAGAAATATTGGTTCAACATCCTGCACGAGACCGATTGGAAGGTCGGCTCACCATGGAGGATGATTTATCCGGACGGTCGGGTCACCGACACCGGCGAGATCGCGGAATTCGATCCGCCGAAGCGGCTGGCCATCAAATGGCGCAACGAATTCATGCCCGAGTTGAAGGCCGAGGGCTGGTCGCGTTGCGTGATTGATATCGAGCCGGTGGATGACTCGGTAAAACTTACGGTCACCCATACGATGGAACTAGAAGGCGCAAAATTCATCGGCGCCGTCTCTGGCGGTTGGCCGAAAATTCTATCCAACCTCAAATCGCTTCTGGAGACAGGCGAGGTCGTGTTGAAAGAAATCAGGTGA
- a CDS encoding 50S ribosomal protein L11 methyltransferase, which translates to MSEIRLYVTTTEKKAEQILDLMTPVFEDEELPIATTEIDEKKDIWEASIYLYADDEDEVRARFANVLKPAFPELVIEREVIPDVDWIAKSLEGLKPVRAGRFLVHGSHDRDKVGPSDIAIEIDAGQAFGTGHHGTTAGCLETIEKVLASRRVRNALDLGTGSGVLAIGVRKLRNIPVLATDIDPVAVRVARENVRRNGIASGIALETAPGFHSTAFSRHGPFDLIIANILARPLIRMAPQLVAHLAPGGSVILSGILAAQRWKVLAAYNGARMRHVRTIWRNGWVTIHLDRP; encoded by the coding sequence TTGAGTGAAATCCGCCTCTATGTGACGACGACCGAGAAGAAGGCCGAACAGATTCTCGATCTGATGACGCCGGTGTTCGAAGACGAAGAATTGCCGATTGCTACCACCGAGATCGATGAGAAGAAGGATATCTGGGAAGCTTCTATTTATCTCTACGCAGACGACGAAGATGAGGTTCGCGCCCGTTTTGCGAACGTTCTGAAGCCGGCTTTTCCGGAGCTCGTCATCGAAAGGGAAGTCATTCCCGATGTCGATTGGATCGCCAAGTCGCTGGAGGGATTGAAGCCGGTTCGGGCAGGGCGCTTCCTGGTGCACGGCTCGCATGACCGCGACAAGGTGGGGCCTAGCGATATCGCCATCGAGATTGATGCCGGCCAAGCTTTCGGGACGGGTCATCACGGTACGACGGCGGGCTGCCTGGAGACGATCGAAAAAGTGCTCGCCAGCCGGCGGGTGCGCAATGCGCTTGATCTCGGCACCGGCAGCGGCGTGCTGGCGATCGGCGTGCGCAAACTGCGCAATATTCCGGTTCTCGCTACCGATATCGATCCGGTCGCCGTCCGCGTCGCCCGCGAAAACGTCCGTCGCAACGGCATTGCCTCCGGTATCGCTCTGGAGACGGCGCCTGGCTTTCATTCGACAGCTTTTTCCCGCCACGGGCCTTTCGATCTGATCATCGCCAATATTCTTGCTCGGCCACTGATCAGGATGGCGCCGCAACTGGTCGCCCATCTCGCTCCCGGTGGCTCAGTGATTCTTTCCGGCATCCTCGCCGCGCAACGCTGGAAGGTGCTGGCGGCCTACAATGGTGCGAGGATGCGCCATGTGCGCACCATCTGGCGCAACGGCTGGGTCACGATCCATCTCGACCGGCCTTAA
- the panB gene encoding 3-methyl-2-oxobutanoate hydroxymethyltransferase, translating into MSTVGQTKRTTPAQIEAMKGTRPIVSLTAYTTPIARLLDPHCDLLLVGDSLGMVLYGMESTVGVTLEMMIAHGQGVMRGAKKACVIVDLPFGSYQESKEQAFRNAARILKETGCNGVKLEGGEEMAETVAFLTQRGVPVFGHIGLMPQLINTTGGYRSLGRSDKEADKIRRDAKAIADAGAFALVVEGTVEPLAREITQSIAIPTVGIGASAACDGQILVSDDMLGLFNDFKPRFVKHFAELAPTVSKAAEAYAAEVTARTFPGPEHTFQVKK; encoded by the coding sequence ATGAGCACCGTTGGACAAACCAAGCGCACCACCCCCGCCCAGATCGAAGCGATGAAGGGCACACGCCCGATCGTCAGCCTGACGGCCTACACGACGCCGATCGCCCGTCTTCTCGACCCGCATTGCGACCTGCTCCTGGTCGGCGATTCCCTCGGCATGGTTCTCTACGGCATGGAATCGACCGTCGGCGTAACATTGGAAATGATGATCGCCCATGGTCAGGGCGTCATGCGCGGCGCAAAAAAAGCCTGCGTCATCGTCGACCTGCCCTTCGGCTCCTATCAGGAATCGAAGGAACAGGCTTTTCGCAATGCGGCGCGCATTTTGAAAGAAACCGGCTGCAACGGCGTTAAGCTGGAGGGCGGTGAAGAAATGGCCGAGACGGTTGCCTTCCTCACCCAACGTGGCGTGCCGGTCTTCGGCCATATTGGACTGATGCCGCAACTGATCAACACCACAGGCGGTTATCGCTCGCTCGGTCGCTCCGACAAGGAAGCTGACAAGATTCGGCGAGATGCAAAAGCAATCGCCGACGCCGGTGCCTTCGCCCTTGTCGTTGAAGGGACGGTCGAGCCACTCGCCCGCGAGATCACCCAATCGATTGCCATCCCCACCGTCGGCATCGGCGCTTCAGCGGCCTGCGACGGCCAGATCCTCGTCTCCGACGATATGCTCGGCCTCTTCAACGATTTCAAACCTCGCTTCGTGAAGCATTTCGCCGAATTGGCGCCGACCGTTTCCAAGGCGGCGGAAGCCTATGCAGCGGAAGTGACGGCGCGGACATTCCCAGGCCCGGAACATACATTCCAGGTCAAAAAGTAG
- a CDS encoding AzlC family ABC transporter permease — translation MGRADFFEGLKGGIPVGLAAAPFGALFGALARDQGMSLGELTLMSGTVYAGASQMVGIDLFGHNVQAWLIVLSILAVNFRHVLYSAAITRYIRHFSPVQKFFTFFLLVDPQFADTVKRGESRKPVTFAWYLGFAAMVYIPWVVLSFVGGLLGSLIGDPRTIGLDILLPVYFLGIVIGFRKRDNFLPVVIASTAASAIAYRYVGSPWHVSIGALAGVALAAALPPVKSNRKPDLATENHEV, via the coding sequence ATGGGTCGCGCGGATTTTTTTGAGGGGTTGAAGGGTGGTATTCCCGTCGGCCTCGCAGCGGCGCCCTTCGGCGCATTGTTTGGCGCCTTGGCGCGCGACCAGGGCATGTCGCTCGGCGAGCTGACCCTGATGAGCGGCACGGTCTATGCCGGCGCCAGCCAGATGGTGGGCATCGATCTTTTCGGCCACAACGTCCAGGCATGGCTGATCGTGCTGTCGATCCTGGCCGTCAATTTTCGCCATGTGCTCTACTCAGCGGCAATCACCCGTTACATCAGGCATTTCTCGCCCGTCCAAAAATTCTTCACCTTCTTTCTGCTGGTCGACCCGCAATTTGCCGATACGGTCAAACGCGGCGAGAGCCGCAAGCCAGTCACCTTTGCCTGGTATCTCGGTTTTGCAGCGATGGTGTATATCCCCTGGGTGGTGCTGAGCTTTGTCGGCGGTCTGCTTGGCAGCCTGATCGGCGATCCCCGGACAATCGGCCTTGATATTCTGCTGCCGGTCTATTTCCTCGGCATCGTCATCGGTTTCCGCAAACGTGACAATTTCCTACCCGTGGTCATCGCCAGCACCGCTGCCTCCGCCATTGCCTACCGCTACGTCGGTTCGCCCTGGCATGTCAGCATCGGCGCCCTTGCCGGCGTTGCCCTTGCCGCCGCGCTGCCGCCGGTCAAGTCGAACCGCAAGCCCGACCTCGCCACCGAAAATCACGAGGTCTGA
- a CDS encoding CreA family protein, whose protein sequence is MCSLKLHAAIATSLLALAPVSASAEIVGKVGVDWTGNDILVDAVPDPEVSGVTCHVTYFDRSVIDRLKNGNWFEDPSNNSIACRQTGPIEIGNISLSESGEEVFRAGLSLIWKKLVVNRIYDKKNDTLIYLVHSRELTDGSAKMAISTVPLFGQSVTWKNGKPK, encoded by the coding sequence ATGTGTTCATTGAAATTGCATGCCGCCATTGCCACGTCGCTCCTGGCACTGGCGCCTGTCTCCGCTTCAGCCGAGATTGTCGGCAAGGTTGGGGTGGATTGGACCGGCAACGACATTCTGGTCGACGCCGTGCCTGACCCGGAAGTGTCCGGAGTCACCTGCCATGTCACCTATTTTGACCGCAGCGTGATCGACCGGCTGAAGAATGGCAACTGGTTCGAGGACCCCTCCAACAACTCCATTGCCTGCCGCCAGACCGGGCCGATCGAGATTGGCAACATCAGCCTGTCAGAGAGTGGTGAGGAGGTGTTTCGCGCCGGCTTGTCGCTGATCTGGAAGAAGCTGGTGGTCAACCGAATCTATGACAAGAAAAATGACACGCTGATCTATCTCGTCCATTCGCGCGAATTGACCGACGGTTCGGCGAAAATGGCGATCTCGACCGTTCCGCTGTTCGGTCAAAGCGTCACCTGGAAGAACGGTAAACCCAAATAG
- a CDS encoding AzlD family protein, which translates to MTDFDPHMVLLIFAAAVVTYLTRIGGYILITKMTRIPPRVEAALNAVPAAVLTTLVAPAFFIGGWDTKVAMAAALLAGLRFSPTVMLITGWVVVMAWRHFAGI; encoded by the coding sequence ATGACCGATTTCGACCCGCATATGGTCCTGCTGATCTTCGCCGCCGCCGTCGTGACATATCTCACCCGCATCGGCGGCTACATTCTCATCACCAAGATGACGCGCATTCCTCCGCGCGTCGAAGCCGCATTGAATGCCGTGCCGGCTGCCGTGTTAACGACACTCGTCGCACCGGCCTTTTTTATCGGTGGCTGGGATACGAAGGTGGCGATGGCTGCGGCACTGCTAGCAGGCCTGCGCTTCTCACCGACAGTCATGCTGATCACGGGATGGGTCGTCGTGATGGCATGGCGGCACTTTGCCGGGATTTAG
- the panC gene encoding pantoate--beta-alanine ligase encodes METISTIAALREHLASHRRAGKSIGLVPTMGYLHAGHLELVARARAENDIVVVSIFVNPLQFGANEDLAKYPRDLERDSALLRDGKVDFLFAPTVADMYPRPMATLVDVPKLGMELEGAVRPGHFSGVATVVTKLFNIVQPDSAYFGEKDYQQVAIIRRMVDDLAQPVRIVPVPTVRDADGLALSSRNVYLSKEERAAAVIVPKALAEAERLYAEGADDPAAFEAALGSFIAREPLATPEVVAVRNPDTLEPLTRLQGQPILVALFVRIGTTRLLDNRVIGLKQTVSDKAA; translated from the coding sequence ATGGAAACGATCAGCACGATAGCCGCGTTGCGCGAACATCTTGCTTCCCACCGCAGGGCCGGCAAAAGCATCGGCCTGGTGCCGACCATGGGCTATCTGCATGCCGGCCACCTGGAGCTGGTTGCCCGCGCCAGGGCTGAAAACGACATTGTTGTCGTGTCGATCTTCGTCAATCCGCTGCAGTTTGGCGCCAACGAGGATCTTGCAAAATATCCGCGCGATCTCGAGCGCGACAGCGCCTTGCTTCGTGATGGCAAAGTCGATTTTCTCTTCGCTCCAACTGTGGCCGACATGTATCCGCGGCCGATGGCGACGCTCGTCGATGTGCCTAAGCTTGGGATGGAATTGGAGGGCGCGGTTCGCCCCGGCCATTTCTCCGGCGTCGCCACGGTCGTTACCAAGCTTTTCAACATCGTCCAGCCCGACAGCGCCTATTTCGGCGAGAAAGACTATCAGCAGGTGGCGATCATCCGCCGCATGGTGGACGATCTGGCTCAGCCAGTCCGCATCGTCCCGGTTCCGACCGTGCGCGATGCTGATGGCTTGGCGTTGTCCTCGCGCAATGTCTATCTCTCGAAAGAAGAACGCGCCGCAGCCGTCATCGTGCCGAAGGCGCTGGCCGAGGCTGAACGGCTCTATGCTGAAGGTGCCGACGATCCAGCGGCGTTCGAGGCGGCGCTTGGCTCATTCATTGCCAGGGAGCCGCTGGCAACGCCCGAAGTCGTCGCCGTCCGCAATCCCGATACTCTGGAGCCACTGACGAGACTGCAAGGCCAGCCTATCCTCGTCGCCCTCTTCGTCCGCATCGGCACCACCCGCCTGCTGGACAATCGCGTTATTGGTCTCAAGCAGACCGTTAGCGACAAGGCCGCCTGA
- a CDS encoding SCO family protein, whose amino-acid sequence MKTVRIVVWIAVVIVAGLLGWLSFGITRSPDVASAGPYGVPFTLVAQNGQPISDQALRGKPAALFFGYTHCPDVCPTTLFELNGWMQKVDPDGTKLNAYFVTVDPERDTPAIMNQYVSNVSSRITGISGDPDKVMDMVKGFRVYAKKVPLDEKDPNGDYTMDHTASVFLLDSAGRFAGTIAYQEDPDMAVKKLENLIKKG is encoded by the coding sequence ATGAAGACCGTACGGATTGTTGTCTGGATAGCCGTGGTGATTGTGGCCGGGCTGTTGGGCTGGTTGAGCTTTGGGATCACCCGGTCGCCGGACGTCGCGAGTGCAGGCCCATACGGGGTGCCGTTCACGCTGGTTGCGCAGAATGGCCAGCCGATCAGCGACCAGGCACTTCGCGGCAAACCGGCGGCGCTGTTCTTTGGCTATACGCATTGTCCTGATGTCTGCCCGACGACCTTGTTCGAGTTGAACGGCTGGATGCAGAAGGTCGATCCCGACGGAACGAAGCTCAACGCTTATTTCGTCACTGTCGATCCGGAGCGCGATACGCCGGCGATCATGAACCAGTATGTCTCCAACGTATCGAGCCGCATTACCGGCATTTCGGGTGATCCCGACAAGGTGATGGATATGGTCAAGGGCTTCAGGGTCTACGCCAAGAAAGTTCCGCTCGACGAGAAGGACCCGAATGGTGATTATACCATGGACCACACTGCCTCGGTCTTCCTGCTTGATTCTGCCGGTCGTTTCGCGGGCACGATCGCCTATCAGGAAGACCCGGACATGGCGGTCAAGAAACTGGAGAACCTCATCAAAAAGGGATAG
- a CDS encoding DUF2164 domain-containing protein yields the protein MKKISFSKEEKAAIVARIQHYFSDELDQTIGALPAEFLFDFFTSEIGPHFYNQGLRDAHAALMTKMEDFGEAIYLLEKEAVSHSPPGKR from the coding sequence GTGAAAAAGATTAGCTTTTCTAAAGAGGAAAAGGCCGCGATCGTGGCCCGGATTCAGCACTATTTTTCCGACGAACTCGACCAGACGATTGGTGCGCTGCCGGCGGAATTCCTGTTCGATTTCTTCACCAGCGAGATCGGCCCGCATTTCTACAATCAGGGCCTGCGCGACGCCCATGCGGCGCTGATGACGAAGATGGAGGATTTCGGTGAGGCGATCTATCTGTTGGAGAAGGAAGCGGTAAGCCATTCACCGCCGGGTAAGCGGTGA